The genomic segment CGCACTCTCCAGAAGAAAACGAGTTCCCACTGCTGCCGATTCGGCAATTTTCAAAGACATATCTTTCGTGTGGAATCTGGGCGAATTATCATTGATATCTTTTATTTCTACTTCAATGCGATGTAAATTTAGAGGATTTTCAACAACTACTTGCAGAGGTAGAACACAGCTGGCGCTTTGTCCGCATAAAGCCTCTCTGTCTATCCTGTCATTCACCACCAGCTCGCCCTTCCCCGCATCCACACTGAAATACTGCTCACCAGCCTCGGAGGCGACTCGTAGTTTACGGTCAAAAATCTCAGATAGTCCCAAACCCAGATCTTTGGCTAGATTTCCTACCACAGAGCCTCGTTCCAGCTCCTCCGGGATGCTGTAACGAGTCTGCCCGTCTATTGTACTCCACAAGAGAAGGAAATGATGCCACCAAAGCGCCTGCCATCTCCAGTCTCGGTATCCTATTGTCTTTGTCATCCTTGGTCCGTTATAAGACATTAATTCCAAACGGCATCTTGTTTATACCAATGGGGGAATCCACTATAGTAGGAAATACTCCCAAAGAAAATATCTCATAGTGTCTGGGCATGGCTGTAAGGTCAAATGTATATGTTTAAGTCTTAGAAAGCGCGAGCTTATCGCTGTCTCTCCTCGAGCCCATTGCATTGTAAGTGTTACAGCGACGCGGCTGTATGGGGGCAGGGACTAGATTGCTTTGTACAGTTCTGAATCCTATTGGTGCACAGCATCCATTTCCACCATCCAATGAGAGGGAGACTGATCGACACTCTTAAAGTGGCagcatttattcactttctgggCTTTTGTCTGCAGTGATTACAACAAATATCAGtgaatgtccaaaaaaaaaatcggagGAAACCTTGTCATTGTCACACAAAAGACATAAATGAAAAACGCCTGTCAGTCAGCAGctcaaacaaattcaaaagataaaaataaattccgCATTACAGAAATCCGGTAAACGCATAAGAAAGGTCAAGCAGTCATCGACTGTCAATATACTTGCAGAGTAAAATGAATCCACACTGTTCTAAAGTTATACGACAGTGGCTGCATTTCACAATCGCTGTCCGCTCTCATGGTGCTTAACTTTTCAAACGTGTACGTGTAAAACTACATTGTTGCATGCCCCCGACAAAGCCATCTTTACCATTTCTGAATACATTTCATACACATTACCTGGCTTTTCCTACATTGAAATCAAATTCTATAGTGGACATTTCGAAAAAGTGTGATGAAAACATTATATGCCAGCCGGGAcgaatggatggatagatggatttGTTTCGTCAGCTGACTGATTTTGATAACAGACTATGATATGattgtgtatttgttgtattaaatgaaaaatagcaTGATATTTATTTCTCCGTTATTAggataaatgtttgtttctctgctcaCCTGCTGGCTCTCAAAGGTCCAGGTGCTGTCGGGTAAAGACGCATCCAGGACACTGATCACCTCCTTAAAGTCAGTGGTGCTGCTGGGTTTAATCAACGTGAAATCACTGTACTCTGACATTGGAGACATACAGGACCTGAAGGACTGACTCTGAGACAACATGTCTCCTCCCAGGACCTCCACGTACTTTATAGGTCCGTCGGTGTTGAGCTGGATCTGCAGGTTTCTGTTGGGGTTCTTGTAATCATCACAGTCGGCCCGTCTCATGCAGCAACTACCGCTGCTTCTGCTGTTCCGGATGCATTTAACCGCTAAGATGAGAAAAGTCACCAGAGACAGCACGGACACCGAGGCCAGAGAGAGAATCAAGTAAAGGGTGATTCGGTCATTTTTCTTGCTGGGCTCGGCCGCTTTCTGTCGGAGGTCTAAAATCGGCTCATGGAGACCGTCCTCCAGCAGGATGGACACCGTGACGGTGGCGGACTGGACCGGTTCCCCGTCGTCCTTGACCTCTATAAGCAGCCTCTGAGAGGAGTCGTCCTGCTCGGACACAGCGCGTTTAGTCCTCACCTCCCCTGTGTACAGATTGACAGTGAACAGAGAGGCGTCTGTGGCCTCCGCCAGTTTGTAGGAGATCCAGGCGTTATGGCCCGAGTCAGCGTCCACCGCCGTCACCTTAGTAACCAGGTGACCCGCTTTAGCGGAGCGGGGCATCCTCTGATGAGACAGGGAGCCCAGGGCAGCGGAGGAGGGGTAAATAACAGCGGGGGCGTTGTCGTTCTGGTCCAGGATGAAGACATGGACGGTGGCGTTGCTGCTGAGAGACGGAGAACCCTGATCCTTTGCCTGAACCTGAATCTGAAACACCTTGAGTTTCTCATAGTCGAACGAGTGCATGCTGTAGATGCTGCCGTTATCTGAGTTGATGTAAACATACGATGAGACAGAAACGTCCTGCACTTTAGAGTCCAGGATGGAGTACGAGATTTTGGCGTTTTCACCAAAATCCAGGTCGGAGGCTGATACTGAGAACAGTATAGACCCTGGTACCCCATTCTCTTTTAAATACACATTGTAGGAGGGCTGAGTGAATATAGGAGGgttgtcattcacatcagtAATAGTGACGTTTATAGTTTTCTTActggacagaggaggagagcctGAGTCAGTGGCTGTTATCTCAATGTTATATTCGGAGACATTTTCTCGATCTAAAATACCACTGATAACCAGTGCGTAATTCTGGGAAAACGAGGGTTTCAGGGCAAAGTGAGATTTTTTAGGGAGCTGTAATGTTACTTTACCGTTATCACCGGAGTCAAGGTCTCGGGCACTGAGCAAAGCTACTACGGTGCCATTAGGTGAGTCTTCGCGCACTGGCTTTGGATGAGAGGTGAGTATTATTTCTGGGGCATTATCGTTAACATCTGTCACTTCAACGTGCACAGTACAGTGCCCCTCCATTCTCGGACTGCCTTTGTCTTTAGCACTTATGTCTATTTCATAATTTGCTGTTGATTCGAAATCtagttttcctttaataaacATTGTTCCCGATATATTATCAATGctaaaaacagagagaacagaatCTGATGTGTGCGCTCCAAACGAGTATTCTATTTCTCCGTTTTGACCATCGTCCATATCTACCGCTTTTGTTTGTACAATCACTGCACCTTCTGCGGCATTTTCATTGATAGATACTTTATACAAGGTCTTCTCAAAAGCTGGGACGTTATCATTGATGTCAAGGACTTTAATAGATATTTGAGAAGTTCCTGATCTCACTGGGTTGCCTCCATCTACAGCTGTCAACAAAAGCGTATGAACagcctttttctctctatctaaAAGTTTTGCTAAAATCAATTCAGGGACTTTCCTCCCACCGGCAATTTCTTTGACTCTAATACTAAAACATTCGTCTTTACTGAGAGCGTATGACCTTAATGAATTACTGCCAACATCTGGGTCTATGGCGCTTTCTAAAGGGAATCGAACACCTACAATTGTAGATTCCGCAATCTCCAATGCGATAACATTTGATGGGAATCTGGGCGCATTATCATTAATGTCTTGTATTTCAACCTCAACACGAAAAAGTTGTAATGGGTCTTCAATTACAACCTGCAGATGTAGAACACAGCTGGCGCTTTGTCCGCATAAAGCCTCTCTGTCTATCCTGTCATTCACCACCAGCTCGCCCTTCCCCGCATCCACGCTGAAATACTGCTCACCAGCCTCGGAGGCGACTCGTAGTTTACGGTCAAAAATCTCAGATAGTCCCAAACCCAGATCTTTGGCTAGATTTCCTACCACAGAGCCTCGTTTTAATTCCTCCGGGATGCTGTAACGAGTCTGTCCGTCTATTGTACTCCACAAGATAAAGAAATGATGCCACCAAAGCGCCTGCCATCTCCAGTCTCGGTATCCTATTGTCTTTGTCATCTTTGGCCCGTTATAAGAAATTATTTCCAAACGACATGGTGTGTAGAAAAATCCTTAAATCCATCATTGAGAAATGATTCCGATGGaacaatttttcacaaaatgttgagcATGAATGTAAGCcgaaatatacatttttcatatcGTAAAATGCGAGCTCATTGCTCTCTTTCTTCCAGCTCTTTGCAGTCCAAGTGTTACAGCGACGCGGCTGTATGGGGGCAGGGACTAGATTGCTTTGTACAGTTCTGAACCCTATTGGTGCACAGCATCCATTTCCACCATCCAATGAGAGGGAGATTGATCGACACTCTTAAAGACGCAGCATCTACTGCTCTTCACTTTAACCAGAGGGAATTATTATGAGAGTTGTGGGACGTAAAAGAATGTAAAGAAATGATCTCTTTAGAGGAAATAGACCTGGCTAAAGTCACTTCAGATGTAAACAATCACCATCTCTACAGTGAAAGGTCTTTTTTTAGTCGGAACGACATTTTAGGGAAcggcatttttttctgaaaagactAACAACAATGGTGAGAAAACACATGCGCTCACACACTTTAATCATAAGACTATGGTATAAGTATCCCTTTATTCCACTAAGAGTCCCTGTCCACTTTCGTGGTACTGAACCGTTCGGAAATGGCTATGGAAATGTGCGTGTGTAAGACTGTATTGACAGATGTCTTGGGCACAgttattttaactgtttctgAACACTGACCTGCTAACtatgattttaagattttaaccAAACatcagatagatagacagatagacagacagatagatagatagatagatagatagatagatagatagatagatagatagatagatagatatgtatCGACAGCTGACTGATTTTCACAGCAGCCTATGATATTATTGAGTATTTCttgtactgtataaaaaataCCCATGATATCTATTTCTTCATTACCAggataaatgtttgtttctctgctcaCCTGCTGGCTCTCGAAGGTCCAGGTGCTGTCGGGTAAAGACGCATCCAGGACACTGATCACCTCCTTAAAGTCAGTGGTGCTGCTGGGTTTAATCAACGTGAAATCACTGTACTCTGACATTGGAGACATACAGGACCTGAAGGACTGACTCTGAGACAACATGTCTCCTCCCAGGACCTCCACGTACTTAATAGGTCCGTCGGTGTTGAGCTGGATCTGCAGGTTTCTGTTGGGGTTCTTGTAATCATCACAGTCGGCCCGTCTCATGCAGCAACTACCGCTGCTTCTGCTGTTCCGGATGCATTTAACCGCTAAGATGAGAAAAGTCACCAGAGACAGCACGGACACCGAGGCCAGAGAGAGAATCAAGTAAAGGGtgattctgtcatttttcttgctgGGCTCGACCGCTTTCTGTCGGAGGTCTAAGATGGGCTCATGGAGACCGTCCTCCAGCAGGATGGACACCGTGACGGTGGCGGACTGGACCGGTTCCCCGTCGTCCTTGACCTCTATAAGCAGCCTCTGAGAGGAGTCGTCCTGCTCGGACACAGCGCGTTTAGTCCTCACCTCCCCTGTGTACAGATTGACAGTGAACAGAGAGGCGTCTGTGGCCTCCGCCAGTTTGTAGGAGATCCAGGCGTTATGGCCCGAGTCAGCGTCCACCGCCGTCACCTTAGTAACCAGGTGACCCGCTTTAGCGGAGCGGGGCATCCTCTGATGAGACAGGGAGCCCAGGGCAGCGGAGGAGGGGTAAATAACAGCGGGGGCGTTGTCGTTCTGGTCCAGGATGAAGACATGGACGGTGGCGTTGCTGCTGAGAGACGGAGAACCCTGATCCTTTGCCTGAACCTGAATCTGAAACACCTTGAGTTTCTCATAGTCGAACGAGTGCATGCTGTAGATGCTGCCGTTATCTGAGTTGATGTAAACATACGATGAGACAGAAACGTCCTGCACTTTAGAGTCCAGGATGGAGTACGAGATTTTGGCGTTTTCACCAAAATCCAGGTCAGAGGCTGATACTGAGAACAAAATTTTCCCGGGAGGATGGTTCTCTTTTACATAAACGACATAAGAAGGCTGGGGGAAAACTGGTGGGTTGTCATTTACATCTAATAATTCAACAAGTATAATTTTTTCACTCGATAACGGGGGTTTTCCAGAATCAGTAGCACTTATCTTGACACTATAATGACCATTCTTTTCACGGTCAAGTGGCCCTTTCGTCACTAATGCGTAATGGTTAGAGACCGATGGATTTAATTTAAAGGGGTATTTGGAAGACACGGTCAACGTAACCTTGCCGTTGTCACCTGAATCTGGGTCTTTTGCACTTATTAAGGCAATAACTGTTCCGATTGCAGAATCTTCTGGAACAGGTGTTGTTAAAGACGTCACAATTATCTCAGGAACATTATCGTTAATGTCAACTACTTTAATTTCAACGCCACAATGTCCATCCATCTTAGGGTTGCCCTTGTCTTTAGCAATTATATCAAATCTGTGTAAAGAGTTTGTTTCGTGGTCTAAAATTCCTTTGACTACAACAGCTCCCGTAGAAGGTTCAATGtcaaataatgataatattagaTCCGTAGTTTGCtctgcaaaaaaatattcaatttctcCATTTAGTCCTTCATCTGCATCTGTAGCTTTAACATGCAATACTTCAGCTCCAGGTGTTGCCTTTTCGCTGACATTAGCCTCATACAGGTTTCTCTCAAATTGTGGCGCATTGTCATTATTGTCAAGTACTATGACTGTAATTTCAGATGTCCCTGAGCGCACCGGATCTCCGCCATCTACAGCCGTGAGTACAAGATTATGTACAGGCAGCTTTTCTCTATCAAGAGGTTTTTGGAGAACCAGTTCGGGGATTTTTCTTCCGTCCTTTTGGTTTTTAACGGTCAACTTGAAATGGTCGTTTTTGCTTATGAGGTAAGAGCGTACAGAATTAGTGCCGACATCGGGATCCTGTGCACTTTCTAAAGGAAATCGCGCGCCTGCATTTACCAGCTCTGCAATTTTCAAGACTTTTTCTTTAGTGACAAAACTAGGAGAATTATCGTTTGCATCTTGTATTTCAATTTCTACTCTATGCAGCTGCAGGGGGTTATCTATAACTAGTTCCAAAGGCAACAAGCATGACGGTCTTTGTCCACACAGTTGCTCCCTATCTATCCTATCAATCACCACCAGTTCTCCCTTCCCCAAGTCCATACTAAAATACTGCTTACCAGCTTCCGAGGTCACCCGCAATTTACGTCGGTACAGTTCAGATACAACCAAACCCAGATCTTTGGCTAGATTTCCTACCACAGTGCCCTGTTTCACTTCCTCCGGGATGCTGTAGCGAGTCTGTCCGTCTATTGTACTCCACAAGAGCAAGAAATGATgccaccacaaaaaaaactgccatgCAGGCAGTTTGTTCGACATTATTCCTCGTTCCATAAATTCCATATTTGTTCACTCCAATCCCAACTTGTTAAATGAATGAGTGGAGAAGGTCTACAATCCAATGTAAATGCGTCCTCATACATAACAGTGACAGTCATGCTTTGTGTCTGCATATCCCTCCCCTCCTGTGCAGAGCATCGCAATGGTTACGACGCTGAAGCTACTCAGTGAGACGGAGCAGATCTCTTTGTACAGCTCTGGATGCTATTGGTGGACAAAGTATACCCATTTCCACCAACCGTGGCCTCAGTGAGCATCTACAGAACAGTGACGTAGAGGTATGATCCTAGGAAAAAATATTCTGGTTTTCACGGCTCTGTTATATGAAATGCCATGAGCTGCTAGTCTCCTCATCTCCCACAAcggtttttaaaatgtgcatttgaaGACTATACATGTAATGTCCTTAGATACCACTCATCTAACAGTCTCGCAATTATCTGTAacgttttttttacaatgtgtaTTTAAGGATTAGcctatgaatataaatatagaaGCATTATTACTATTCATTTAACCTTAATACTGTCCATTTATCACTTTCTCCGTTACCTACAATGggttttaaatgtatatatgacgagtaaaaatatatatgaagaCTATATAATACACTGACTATTCATAGCAGCTGTAGATAATAGATGATTAATAGACGACTGATAAATAACTGAAAGATTGATCATTATATGATCAGTCATGTAATGCTTTGTCTTAATCCATCTATCCTCCTGCCTGTATGTAcctgcatgcatgcacatgcctTTGTGGCTGACAAGGCTCTTCGTTGCCTTCCTGTGGCCAGAGAAAGCCAGTGCAGCCCGCACACGTCATTACGTCTGACTTCGTCTTCAAAGCTCTCAACAAGCCTCAGAGAATTAACTGTCAGCAGCCAACGTAAAATACCCGTATGGAGGTCTGTAGAGCAAATGAAAAGGGATGGGGAGGGGGGACGCAGATGGTGTAGGAAGGCGCTTACTcccgttctctctctctctctctctcactcactcactcacataaACAGGCACGACACGCACAGCATTATTCACCCAAATCTCGCCGACCAGTTGTACATTTCAGCGACAGACCAACCCGAGTTACACTTGAATTAAACACACGCATACAATCACGGACATCAAAATTTAAGCAATTTCATAATATATTTTAGTCAAGCCTTTTTGGATATGCTTCTTAGTCTTCGTGAGCTTGACACAACTCGGCCATTGCCCCATATTACACTGTTCTAGGTAATCCCTAGTGTAATCCTTCACAGGGCAGCAGCCAATGCAGACCTGCACAACCCCACTTCAACACTTTCAAATCCTTCTTAAAACCATGCACTATAATTATACAATATGGCTGAGCGGAAACAGGCATTATTCGCTgatatgtaaaataataataaagttcaAAACGCCTAAATTCAATGCTGAAAATTGTTAAATTtgatatgaaaaataaacacaataaaccTCAAGTAAGTAGTCATCTGCTCTAAATGGAGGTGGGCGACAGAGGGAGATGTAGAGAGGCAGTGTGAGAAACAGcgagggggagggggagagcgCTGGAGCTGCTTTCAGCACCACAGATGTGGACAGCGCCACACAGGCGGCCAACTGCTGCCGctgcatgctgctgctgctgctgctgctgctggggagGCAGCCGGCCACATAGGCTCTCACTGAGGACAGCAGGGGGCCAGGAGGACAGAACCTCAACACCCTCGCTGTTTTTATAACTGAACACAGGAATAAATACAGGATTACATCGTGCCAGAAGCACACCCGATTAACTTTAAGTGCTGTAAACACAGGACATGAAATTCAAAATGGGGAATTAAAATAATAAGCTCAAGAATGTATTGTCACTCATACAATAATCAAGTTTGGGAACATGTAAAAGATATTATTGTAATGATATACTAACAAGAGGAAAAGACATATTCAGAGATTTTAGATAATGACATAATTTAGGATGAAATTATGAAGACAGCATTTTCCATTAAAGTCTTAGAAAGTTTTGATGCCTTTTTGCTACTAGTCCAGGGATGCTATTTCCAGGAGTGATGTTTGAAGTCATCATGAAACATACACAAAGTGTATTTTGTAATGTACACATTCGGAAGGAACAATGCATTTCATTCACACTTTCAAGTTAAACTGAAGCGCCTATCTTCTTACTAAAGTTTACTGATATTTTATCAGTATACAAGGGAAGGTAAAATAGTCCATCTATACAGCGATCTATTTTCTATACCCACTTACCCTTTACATGCTGGAGCATATCCCACCTCACACTGGACAGGTTACTAGTATATCACAAGGCTAACACACTGCACAACAAGCACAGTACACCCACACAGACTGCCAGCTGGCCAAAGTATTTGAGCTTGCTGTGAGGTGACCGTCATATCTAATGTGCTAAGTCGGCTAATCTCCACACAGTCGTTGCTCAACATGAAATTGAATATTAAGTTAATGCATACTTTTGGTTTTTACCCAAACCTGGATCAGATGAACTGATACTGAGTGAGTAGAAAAAGAGCAACTTACATAGGCCGCAATGCATTGCAATGTCATGCAACAGACCTATAAAAACTATAAACACTAACAGCCATAAAGTGTGTTCGGGTTTTGTTTAGACTAGTAAGttagatgtttgtgtgttaaatcaGTTGTATGCTGTTTTAAAGTTGTAGTGCGTGTTGTTGTTGGTCTGCATTAGTTATTTCTAGTATTTGTCTACTTCAGTTACACATAGGGATGGGCATCTGTGGTGCCGTATTGTTAAATAGACAGgtgtttcttttaatttgtccatcCCCTTTATATCAGTGAGTGAAGggtaaataacagaaacatctctctgtGTAACACAATAAAGCTCAACAGCATCAAAAATGATTGTACAGTTGAATCACCGACTCCCAAAAACagtttgaataaaaactgaacattgcaacattcatgaaggtaggatttatctCAATACTgctgcattagactgcattagttttgaCTTGGTGTACATAATAGACCGGCAACTGCGTATATGAACAACACCTCACGATATAATGTAATCCAGTACATGAACTTTACAAATCTCAGCCTTAAAAATGACTGtagagttgaatcaacacttgGGTGGTCTTTATTTGCCCCCTGCCCCAGTCAGATACGTTAAAATACTATAGGTGGCTTTATGGTGTCTTCTTAACATGCTAAATTTGTGTCACATGGTTTGTATTTCTCTGTGCTGTCCCTTGTGTTGTACCCACTTCGTTGCAATCTTTTATTGAATGACTGTAATGTAAATTTCTCCGACTGCCTATGTAAAGTGTATGCTGGTCTAGTGCACCAAAATCAGAGGTTAAATCCAAGATTATCACTGCAACTTAATTCAGGCATGAGTTACATTAACATGTGATCTTTCCTGCTAATACTTCTCTTAAACCATGTAAGCCTGTTAGTAGGGAGAGCTGTCTAActtatttaaatgtgttgttgaaatgtaatgaagtacTTTTTCACCACCCTGAAAAAGAGGGTGTGTACAAAGGAGATAAAATACTGTTTCAgaataatgtcaaataaatagATGATAGATGTTTTGCAAGGTATGTTAGCATATGTGTTGTTTGTGGAAAATCTCATTAAGTGTTTGACTGAGAGCCAATGTGTGACGTTTGCACGCTGTAAAAATAGTCACTGCTATAGTTTGTGCTTGAATTCCGTTACTGTATGATATAGAGCATGACGTTCAGTTGTCCGTGCATCAGTAATCTGTCCTGTTTGTAGAATCAAGAAagtttgttctgtgtgtgtttgatggcaCTGCTGTGAACAATATAGATGACAGTTATTTCTTACCTTATTTGGTGATTCAGGATTTAACAGGAGTCAGGGAGGAAACAGGAACAACACCAGGCAACAAGGGGgacacatgaaaaagaaaaaaacaagacagaaaggATGTCAGTTAGACTGGTGGTCAGAAAACAGAGTCTGGCTTTGGGAAGTACAGCAACCAACATACTTACCATAGGGCTCACAACAAATGGGGTTGTGATTCTGTGTGTTGATTCACAGAGTatgtcatttctgtttatttttcttgaaaataattttctctcATAATTGGATGGTTCATAAACAGTCTGCGgtgtgtggacacacacacacacacacacatacactatttaaaaatgtagaaacaaaTATGTGCTGCTTGATTTGTAAGAGTGTCAGCCTTCAGTAAGTATAGTAATGATTGGATGAAGTGCCCATCAGCACATAccataacaaaataaaaaatacagcaccTCTTGTGGCTTATTGTTCATCAgaatgcaaacaaatacaaaagtatGATACAGTTATTTCATgtattatgataataatataataattagaGTTCTATGTTCAACTGATATACACATTCCCATGGCCATATAAGTGTGTCTGCGTGTTTTAGAGTGAGTGaataaggagagagagggagggagagagagagagagagagagagagagagcttgagGGGAACTTTACTTTATTGTTGCCGTCCTTGTAAGAGGGATGATTATTatgacaataaacaaaacaaaaaaaatgatatttttcttcaaaaacaatacaaaacagtgcaataaacaaaaataaaaaaatatagtttagAAAGACGGAGGCGTTAGCTCTTCCTCAGTGAAGAGTGGTAGAGAATGGTACTACCCAGTCCAGAGTTACAGGCCACTGTAGCTGATTCagcaaaaatatttgcagtCATGCTTCTATGAATCAGTTTCACCAGGATTCACTAAATAGTTTATGGTATGTTAAGATTATGCGATACAATAGAAACTGGGTACATCAATCAACTCCCCTTTCAAACAGTGGCATATACATACTTTAGTACAATACAACGACTTAAGTATAAACCACAACAGTGCACTGCTGCACAAAGCCACTACCCTCATATCAACAGCAGAGGGCCTCGAGGCGATGCCCTCAGACAAATCCATGCCTTATTAATGagattttttcctctgtgtcccATTTGTCAaagctgatgtgtgtgtgagtgtctttgTGGTGGCGGATTTAAGCTCCCTTCACAAATCAAAGCATCACCTGCTTTTTTATTAGACTGGTGTActccattttaaataaaagtgtacATGATAGTGTTTATGCAAATGAATCAATTTTAAGTAATAGGGTGAGATCAGAGTGTtgctccaaaacaaaacacacatacatacaaaataaacagGTCACCCAGGAAAACaagcaacaagaaaacaaacaaaggataCAAAGAGGccatttttctatttccataacagaaacaaaacaaacaaaacaaagaatgtAATTAGAAATTGGTTAATATAAACCTATATATTTATCAATAAAGTCATCATGGACATGACATCGCTGAAACTAGGGaaggcaaaacaaacagagcagcaCTGATCAGAACAAATAATCACAAGCagccatgccccccccccccccaaatcatCAGTCACCCCAGGTTTTGGGGTGCTGCACCTAACTGCCAAAAATAGGGGTGTCTCCTGTCCTCACAGTACCAACAAATACATGGAGCCATCACACACTAGAGGCTGCATCTGCTCCTGACCCCCTGTGGCT from the Xiphias gladius isolate SHS-SW01 ecotype Sanya breed wild chromosome 23, ASM1685928v1, whole genome shotgun sequence genome contains:
- the LOC120785641 gene encoding protocadherin gamma-C5-like, yielding MTKTIGYRDWRWQALWWHHFFILWSTIDGQTRYSIPEELKRGSVVGNLAKDLGLGLSEIFDRKLRVASEAGEQYFSVDAGKGELVVNDRIDREALCGQSASCVLHLQVVIEDPLQLFRVEVEIQDINDNAPRFPSNVIALEIAESTIVGVRFPLESAIDPDVGSNSLRSYALSKDECFSIRVKEIAGGRKVPELILAKLLDREKKAVHTLLLTAVDGGNPVRSGTSQISIKVLDINDNVPAFEKTLYKVSINENAAEGAVIVQTKAVDMDDGQNGEIEYSFGAHTSDSVLSVFSIDNISGTMFIKGKLDFESTANYEIDISAKDKGSPRMEGHCTVHVEVTDVNDNAPEIILTSHPKPVREDSPNGTVVALLSARDLDSGDNGKVTLQLPKKSHFALKPSFSQNYALVISGILDRENVSEYNIEITATDSGSPPLSSKKTINVTITDVNDNPPIFTQPSYNVYLKENGVPGSILFSVSASDLDFGENAKISYSILDSKVQDVSVSSYVYINSDNGSIYSMHSFDYEKLKVFQIQVQAKDQGSPSLSSNATVHVFILDQNDNAPAVIYPSSAALGSLSHQRMPRSAKAGHLVTKVTAVDADSGHNAWISYKLAEATDASLFTVNLYTGEVRTKRAVSEQDDSSQRLLIEVKDDGEPVQSATVTVSILLEDGLHEPILDLRQKAAEPSKKNDRITLYLILSLASVSVLSLVTFLILAVKCIRNSRSSGSCCMRRADCDDYKNPNRNLQIQLNTDGPIKYVEVLGGDMLSQSQSFRSCMSPMSEYSDFTLIKPSSTTDFKEVISVLDASLPDSTWTFESQQVSRETNIYPNNGEINIMLFFI
- the LOC120785642 gene encoding protocadherin gamma-C5-like — its product is MEFMERGIMSNKLPAWQFFLWWHHFLLLWSTIDGQTRYSIPEEVKQGTVVGNLAKDLGLVVSELYRRKLRVTSEAGKQYFSMDLGKGELVVIDRIDREQLCGQRPSCLLPLELVIDNPLQLHRVEIEIQDANDNSPSFVTKEKVLKIAELVNAGARFPLESAQDPDVGTNSVRSYLISKNDHFKLTVKNQKDGRKIPELVLQKPLDREKLPVHNLVLTAVDGGDPVRSGTSEITVIVLDNNDNAPQFERNLYEANVSEKATPGAEVLHVKATDADEGLNGEIEYFFAEQTTDLILSLFDIEPSTGAVVVKGILDHETNSLHRFDIIAKDKGNPKMDGHCGVEIKVVDINDNVPEIIVTSLTTPVPEDSAIGTVIALISAKDPDSGDNGKVTLTVSSKYPFKLNPSVSNHYALVTKGPLDREKNGHYSVKISATDSGKPPLSSEKIILVELLDVNDNPPVFPQPSYVVYVKENHPPGKILFSVSASDLDFGENAKISYSILDSKVQDVSVSSYVYINSDNGSIYSMHSFDYEKLKVFQIQVQAKDQGSPSLSSNATVHVFILDQNDNAPAVIYPSSAALGSLSHQRMPRSAKAGHLVTKVTAVDADSGHNAWISYKLAEATDASLFTVNLYTGEVRTKRAVSEQDDSSQRLLIEVKDDGEPVQSATVTVSILLEDGLHEPILDLRQKAVEPSKKNDRITLYLILSLASVSVLSLVTFLILAVKCIRNSRSSGSCCMRRADCDDYKNPNRNLQIQLNTDGPIKYVEVLGGDMLSQSQSFRSCMSPMSEYSDFTLIKPSSTTDFKEVISVLDASLPDSTWTFESQQVSRETNIYPGNEEIDIMAASL